In Thermoanaerobaculia bacterium, the following are encoded in one genomic region:
- a CDS encoding sigma-54 dependent transcriptional regulator, which produces MKILIVDDESSLREMLSIFFAKAGHTTAVAASFEEARAAASREDFDAILCDIKMPDGSGIDLLSHFRETQPNSPVLMITAHASHEDAVEAMRRGAADYIGKPFDLSELAVKLDKAVARRVLEEENLYLKQELAARYAFANVIGKCSRMREIFRAIERIEKISSTVLITGESGTGKELIARAIHFSSTRKNGKFISVNCGALPEMLLESELFGHERGAFTGAIREKKGLFAEADGGTLFLDEISETSPAMQVKLLRVLQEKTIRKVGGNEEQLVDVRIIVATNRDLKQAVAEGKFREDLFYRINVIPIALPPLRSRVEDIPLLAEHFIKKICKDQRIPEKNISAEAMRLLEAYPWPGNVRELENTLERTVALEPGPVITSRSLPAAITSSFPSSLPDFAALPAEGLDLEAYLEAVGKRLMQEALERSGGVQTQAAELLKMSFRSFRYYAKKYGLIKREELYGAGEI; this is translated from the coding sequence ATGAAAATCCTGATCGTCGACGACGAGTCGAGCCTGCGGGAGATGCTGTCGATCTTCTTCGCGAAGGCCGGCCACACGACGGCCGTCGCCGCGTCCTTCGAGGAGGCGCGGGCGGCCGCGTCGCGCGAGGACTTCGACGCGATCCTCTGCGACATCAAGATGCCGGACGGCTCGGGGATCGACCTCCTCTCGCACTTCCGGGAGACCCAGCCGAACAGCCCCGTGCTGATGATCACCGCGCACGCATCGCACGAGGACGCCGTCGAGGCGATGCGCCGGGGCGCCGCCGACTACATCGGGAAACCCTTCGACCTCTCGGAGCTCGCCGTCAAGCTCGACAAGGCGGTCGCCCGGCGCGTGCTCGAGGAGGAGAACCTCTACCTCAAGCAGGAGCTCGCCGCCCGCTACGCGTTCGCCAACGTGATCGGGAAGTGCTCCCGGATGCGCGAGATCTTCCGCGCGATCGAGAGGATCGAGAAGATCTCCTCGACCGTGCTGATCACCGGCGAGAGCGGGACGGGCAAGGAGCTCATCGCGCGGGCGATCCACTTCTCCTCGACCCGGAAGAACGGCAAGTTCATCTCCGTCAACTGCGGCGCTCTTCCCGAGATGCTTCTCGAGTCGGAGCTCTTCGGGCACGAGCGGGGCGCGTTCACGGGCGCGATCCGCGAGAAGAAGGGGCTCTTCGCCGAAGCCGACGGCGGCACGCTCTTCCTCGACGAGATCTCCGAGACCTCCCCGGCGATGCAGGTCAAGCTCCTGCGCGTGCTCCAGGAGAAGACGATCCGGAAGGTCGGCGGAAACGAGGAGCAGCTCGTCGACGTGCGCATCATCGTCGCGACGAACCGGGACCTGAAGCAGGCGGTGGCGGAGGGGAAGTTCCGCGAGGACCTCTTCTATCGGATCAACGTCATCCCGATCGCGCTTCCGCCGCTCCGCTCGCGCGTCGAGGACATCCCGCTGCTCGCCGAGCATTTCATCAAGAAGATCTGCAAGGACCAGCGGATCCCGGAAAAGAACATCTCGGCCGAGGCGATGCGGCTGCTCGAGGCATATCCCTGGCCGGGAAACGTTCGCGAGCTCGAGAACACGCTCGAGCGAACCGTCGCGCTCGAGCCGGGCCCGGTGATCACGTCGCGCAGTCTGCCCGCGGCCATCACCTCGTCGTTTCCGAGCTCCCTTCCCGATTTCGCGGCGCTTCCCGCCGAGGGACTCGACCTCGAGGCGTATCTCGAGGCCGTCGGCAAGCGGCTCATGCAGGAAGCGCTCGAGCGCAGCGGCGGCGTGCAGACGCAGGCCGCCGAGCTCCTGAAGATGTCGTTCCGCTCCTTCCGGTACTACGCGAAGAAATATGGGCTCATCAAGCGGGAGGAGCTCTACGGCGCCGGGGAGATTTAG